From one Planktothrix agardhii NIES-204 genomic stretch:
- a CDS encoding putative transporter has product MSIPPSRKQTFIKLIGIIFCIATIVAILVTRADFAISTSNILSKETTAKTAETQAISVTFQSNLDQPLPTPNSQGNQVIDLQTQLKKRGYYPGALDGVYGEGTQEAVYNLQVSMGLEATGTVDPQTWQYLQPNDSTRAEATSTIGLTTSSVGLSPDLQTIVDRNQLIVAILGIDSPPFFVKNKHGNLIGLDIKIAQDLATALGVSLKIDRTAKTFNDVVDIVNSQKADLGISKLSQTLARAKMVSFSRPYLTLRHGLLINRLQLAKASKGKDMVDFLKNFEGKIGVIQGSSYVGFTKEKFPQAKIVEFTTWEDVIKAAINGDVLAAYRDELEVKKIILNQPNIALNFKTVALSDSYDPIAIALPWSSGHLLQFVNLYLDLNKINYTVDSLIEEYSHIFGKTGQPKPQ; this is encoded by the coding sequence ATGTCAATTCCCCCTAGTAGGAAGCAGACATTCATAAAATTGATCGGGATTATTTTTTGTATAGCAACCATTGTAGCTATCCTGGTGACAAGGGCAGATTTTGCTATTTCAACCAGCAATATCTTATCGAAGGAAACAACAGCAAAAACTGCTGAAACCCAGGCAATATCTGTGACTTTTCAATCTAATCTCGATCAACCATTACCCACTCCTAACAGTCAGGGAAATCAAGTCATCGACTTACAAACTCAATTGAAAAAACGAGGATATTACCCTGGTGCATTAGATGGAGTTTATGGAGAAGGGACACAAGAGGCTGTTTATAATTTGCAGGTCAGTATGGGCTTAGAGGCAACGGGAACAGTTGATCCTCAAACTTGGCAATACCTCCAGCCCAATGATAGCACTAGGGCTGAGGCTACTTCCACCATCGGGTTAACTACTTCCTCTGTTGGTTTGTCCCCCGACCTGCAAACGATTGTAGATCGAAATCAGCTAATTGTTGCTATTTTAGGAATTGATAGTCCTCCATTTTTTGTCAAAAATAAACATGGTAATTTAATCGGGTTAGATATTAAAATAGCCCAAGATTTAGCCACGGCTTTAGGTGTTTCTCTCAAAATTGATCGCACGGCTAAAACCTTTAATGATGTCGTGGATATTGTCAATTCTCAAAAAGCCGATTTAGGGATTTCTAAACTAAGTCAGACTTTGGCCAGAGCCAAAATGGTTTCTTTTTCCCGTCCCTATTTAACCTTAAGGCATGGTCTATTAATCAATCGTTTACAATTAGCAAAAGCGTCAAAAGGGAAAGATATGGTTGATTTTTTAAAGAATTTTGAAGGAAAAATTGGAGTGATTCAAGGATCATCCTATGTGGGATTTACCAAAGAGAAATTTCCCCAAGCTAAAATTGTTGAATTTACGACTTGGGAGGATGTAATTAAAGCCGCAATCAATGGTGATGTTTTAGCAGCTTATCGGGATGAATTGGAAGTAAAAAAAATTATTCTGAATCAACCTAATATAGCATTAAATTTTAAAACGGTTGCCCTCTCAGATAGTTACGATCCGATTGCAATTGCCCTTCCTTGGTCAAGTGGGCATCTTTTACAATTTGTTAATCTCTACCTAGACTTGAACAAAATCAACTATACCGTTGATAGTCTCATCGAAGAATATTCTCATATCTTTGGAAAAACCGGACAACCCAAACCACAATAA
- a CDS encoding arsenical pump membrane protein gives MIPLKQLINFRVFVCFQLLLSIETMDSFIAGIIFVGAIISIMGEWLHLTIAAFLGALLLIFFHVMTLTEAVNYISRSYATLALFFGVMVLVRAFEPTKIFDYLAVKMILMAKGEGKRLLLGIVALTTPICAVLPNATTVMLLAPLIPPIAQDIGIDFVPLLILMVFIANSSGLLTLVGDPATFIVGDAINISFVEYLQRLSIGGALAVVSVVILLPILFRKTWNTKFEHLEDLPHPKINHPRILALGSLIMVFVLTFFVIGETLPVPISPAAVALLGAALALMLAHHSKIDTVNNILRDLDWSTLIFFMSIFVLIGGLEKTGVISNLSGLLAVILGKNIALGSILLLVTVGIISSVVPNIPLVVAMVPLLKQYLVNVGFVGAEVLDPAFNGQFPPEVLPLFYAMMFGATLGGNGTLVGASSNIVAAGISELHGRTISFKTFLHYGIPVMAVQIFVAMLYVTFAFLI, from the coding sequence GTGATACCATTAAAACAATTAATTAATTTTCGGGTATTTGTTTGTTTTCAACTCCTATTATCAATAGAAACCATGGATTCTTTTATTGCTGGAATTATTTTTGTTGGGGCGATTATTTCAATCATGGGGGAATGGTTACACCTCACTATTGCAGCGTTTTTAGGGGCTCTCCTCCTGATTTTTTTCCATGTAATGACTTTAACCGAGGCTGTTAATTATATCAGTCGAAGTTATGCAACTTTAGCTTTATTTTTTGGCGTGATGGTTTTAGTTCGTGCCTTTGAACCGACTAAAATTTTTGATTATTTAGCCGTTAAAATGATTTTGATGGCTAAGGGAGAAGGGAAAAGGTTATTGTTAGGAATAGTAGCGTTAACCACTCCCATTTGTGCCGTATTACCCAACGCTACAACCGTGATGTTATTAGCGCCTTTAATTCCTCCTATTGCTCAGGATATAGGGATTGATTTTGTCCCCTTATTAATTTTAATGGTATTCATTGCTAATAGTTCAGGATTATTAACCTTAGTAGGAGATCCTGCCACATTTATTGTCGGAGATGCGATTAATATTAGCTTTGTTGAATACCTACAACGCTTGAGTATAGGGGGAGCATTGGCGGTGGTGAGTGTAGTGATTTTATTACCAATTTTATTCCGTAAAACCTGGAATACAAAATTTGAACATTTAGAAGATTTACCCCATCCTAAAATTAATCATCCTCGGATTCTAGCACTGGGAAGTTTAATTATGGTCTTTGTTTTAACTTTTTTTGTAATTGGAGAAACCTTACCCGTTCCTATTTCTCCGGCGGCGGTGGCTTTATTAGGGGCAGCTTTAGCCTTAATGTTAGCTCATCATAGTAAAATTGATACCGTTAATAATATTTTGCGGGATTTAGACTGGAGTACCTTAATTTTCTTTATGTCAATTTTTGTTTTAATTGGAGGACTAGAAAAAACTGGAGTGATTAGCAATTTATCGGGACTTCTAGCGGTGATTTTAGGAAAAAATATCGCTCTAGGTTCAATTTTATTATTAGTAACAGTAGGGATTATTTCTAGTGTTGTGCCTAATATTCCCTTAGTTGTGGCGATGGTTCCCCTATTAAAACAATATTTAGTTAATGTGGGATTTGTCGGTGCAGAAGTGCTTGACCCGGCTTTTAACGGACAGTTTCCCCCGGAAGTATTACCGCTATTTTATGCAATGATGTTTGGGGCAACCTTGGGCGGAAATGGCACATTGGTGGGAGCTTCTTCTAATATTGTCGCCGCCGGAATTTCCGAACTACATGGGCGCACTATTTCCTTTAAAACCTTTCTTCATTATGGGATTCCAGTCATGGCTGTGCAAATATTCGTGGCGATGTTATATGTTACCTTTGCCTTCCTAATTTAA
- a CDS encoding putative Na+/dicarboxylate symporter — MLKKYFNFAQLFKILRHPLAIVPGIVLGLYFGIFQKEIATFLTPFGNLYLALLKMCVLPILFSATTMSVGRLISSQDTEKYIKRILLVFSLGLLASSVIGMTIAVVTNPGGNLDESTLTALGVIVNSSELDLEVSLSSDNPKPEETSMLISFLFNLVPDNIFSALSDGNTLKILFFSIIFGIALGSVKESSSSSFFQLLDTIYKSSKQLIDWLILLLPFGLFCLLASQIAKTGFGIVLAMGDFVGVVILAYALIYCLSTLVVAKQAKTSFKNVCIALKEPTILALATRSSFSCLPSSISSLTESLKFDLQTVDLVTPLAITICRFGSVTYFAISSVFIAQLYNTSLGLSSFLIIIIASIFAGMATSGTTGVLTLTLLDLVLKPLGLPLEAVLVLLIAIDPIIDPFRTLCIVHTAIASTSVIADPRILVEYPVSDQREMV, encoded by the coding sequence ATGCTGAAAAAATATTTTAATTTTGCTCAATTATTCAAAATATTGCGTCATCCCTTGGCGATTGTTCCAGGAATTGTATTAGGGCTATATTTTGGCATATTCCAAAAAGAAATAGCCACTTTTTTAACGCCCTTTGGCAATTTGTATTTAGCCTTATTAAAAATGTGTGTTTTGCCGATATTATTCTCGGCGACAACCATGAGTGTTGGGCGGTTAATTAGTAGTCAAGACACTGAGAAATATATCAAACGCATTCTGCTGGTTTTTTCTCTTGGACTATTAGCCTCTAGCGTCATCGGTATGACCATAGCTGTCGTGACTAATCCAGGGGGAAATTTAGATGAATCAACTTTAACAGCTTTAGGGGTAATTGTTAATTCATCAGAACTAGATTTAGAAGTTTCTTTGAGCAGTGATAACCCTAAACCAGAAGAAACTTCTATGTTAATCTCTTTTTTATTCAACTTAGTTCCTGACAATATTTTTTCAGCTTTGAGCGATGGTAATACCCTAAAAATTTTGTTTTTTTCAATTATTTTTGGCATCGCTTTAGGGTCGGTAAAAGAATCATCATCTTCTAGCTTTTTTCAGCTTCTTGATACTATTTATAAAAGTTCAAAACAATTAATTGATTGGCTGATTCTGCTCTTACCTTTTGGCTTATTTTGTCTATTAGCCAGCCAAATTGCTAAAACCGGGTTTGGAATTGTTCTGGCTATGGGTGATTTTGTGGGAGTGGTGATTTTAGCCTATGCCTTAATCTATTGTCTCAGTACCTTAGTGGTTGCTAAACAAGCTAAGACTTCCTTCAAAAATGTCTGTATAGCTTTAAAAGAACCGACCATATTAGCCCTAGCAACCCGAAGTAGTTTTTCCTGTTTACCCTCCTCTATTTCCTCCTTAACTGAGAGCTTAAAATTTGATCTGCAAACGGTTGATTTAGTCACTCCCTTAGCGATTACAATTTGTCGATTTGGTTCCGTTACCTATTTTGCCATATCTTCGGTTTTTATTGCCCAGTTGTATAATACATCCTTGGGTTTATCTAGTTTTTTAATTATTATTATTGCCTCGATTTTTGCGGGGATGGCAACGTCAGGGACAACGGGGGTTTTAACTCTAACTCTATTAGATTTAGTCCTAAAACCCTTGGGATTACCCTTGGAAGCGGTGTTAGTCCTGTTAATTGCCATTGACCCGATTATTGACCCTTTCCGAACTTTGTGTATTGTTCATACTGCGATCGCATCAACTTCGGTTATTGCCGATCCTAGAATTTTAGTTGAATATCCAGTATCAGACCAAAGAGAAATGGTCTAA